In Zobellia roscoffensis, the following are encoded in one genomic region:
- a CDS encoding DUF1501 domain-containing protein has product MCNNHHHSKLTSNNEDLKKIEKQLDRRHFLKQTSLGIGAMALGSLLGAEKAFAGIGKNSTEEEILKVYNKNRLGLPHHAPKAKRIIYLFQSGGPSQMDLFDYKPKLTNMFGQELPPSVISGQRLTGMSGSQSTLPIAPSTFKFKQYGESRAWVSDAMPYLSEVVDDLCFIKSMQTDQINHTPAITFMQTGNQLPGRPAIGSWLSYGLGSDNENLPTFIALVSKNGKGQPLTASLWGNGFLPTEHQGVQFRSGKDPVLYLSDPENYDGTDRRDMLDYLKHLNELQTDAYGDPEIQSRMSQYEMAFKMQTSIPEVTDLSNEPEYIFDMYGEDSRDPGTYAANCLMARKLLEKGVKFVQLYHQGWDQHNYCPGGVKSQSKKTDQATAALIKDLKQRGMFEDTLVVWGGEFGRTVYSQGQLTSENYGRDHHPKAFTMWMAGAGVKPGFSYGATDDFSYNVTKDPVHVHDFHATLMHLFGIDHERLTFKHQGRRYRLTDVHGHVVKDLLT; this is encoded by the coding sequence ATGTGTAATAATCACCACCACAGCAAATTGACTTCTAACAATGAAGATTTAAAAAAAATTGAGAAGCAGTTAGATAGAAGACATTTCTTAAAACAGACATCGCTTGGTATTGGAGCCATGGCACTGGGCAGTTTATTAGGTGCTGAAAAAGCATTTGCCGGTATTGGCAAGAACAGTACGGAAGAAGAAATATTAAAGGTTTATAATAAAAACCGATTAGGTCTTCCGCATCATGCACCTAAAGCTAAAAGAATAATTTATCTTTTTCAGAGTGGAGGACCTTCTCAAATGGATTTGTTCGATTACAAACCAAAGCTGACAAACATGTTTGGTCAGGAATTGCCGCCATCCGTTATAAGTGGTCAAAGACTTACGGGAATGAGCGGTAGTCAAAGTACATTGCCCATAGCACCATCAACCTTTAAATTTAAACAATACGGGGAATCACGAGCATGGGTCAGTGATGCCATGCCATATTTATCGGAGGTTGTAGATGATCTATGTTTCATAAAAAGTATGCAAACGGATCAAATTAACCATACACCGGCCATTACGTTTATGCAAACGGGGAACCAGTTACCGGGAAGACCAGCAATAGGTTCTTGGTTAAGTTATGGCCTAGGTTCCGATAATGAAAACCTACCTACATTCATTGCATTGGTTTCTAAAAATGGAAAAGGACAACCGTTAACAGCGAGTTTGTGGGGTAACGGATTTTTACCAACAGAACACCAAGGTGTTCAGTTTAGATCAGGTAAAGACCCAGTACTTTACTTGAGTGACCCTGAAAATTACGATGGTACGGATAGAAGGGATATGTTAGATTATTTAAAACACTTGAATGAATTACAGACGGATGCTTATGGCGACCCTGAAATTCAATCGCGTATGTCTCAGTATGAAATGGCATTTAAAATGCAGACTTCCATTCCGGAAGTAACTGATTTAAGCAATGAGCCAGAGTATATCTTTGATATGTACGGAGAAGATAGTCGTGACCCTGGTACTTACGCTGCAAACTGTTTAATGGCAAGAAAACTGCTAGAAAAAGGAGTGAAATTTGTACAGTTGTATCACCAAGGGTGGGATCAGCATAATTATTGCCCTGGAGGTGTAAAAAGTCAGTCTAAAAAAACGGATCAAGCTACTGCTGCTTTAATCAAGGATTTAAAGCAACGTGGCATGTTTGAAGACACGCTTGTGGTTTGGGGCGGGGAATTTGGCCGTACGGTATATTCCCAAGGTCAGTTAACAAGTGAAAATTATGGACGTGATCATCACCCAAAAGCATTTACCATGTGGATGGCCGGAGCAGGTGTAAAACCTGGGTTTTCTTACGGTGCAACAGATGATTTTAGTTATAACGTAACCAAAGATCCTGTGCATGTTCATGATTTTCATGCTACGCTAATGCATTTATTTGGTATTGATCATGAGCG
- a CDS encoding Gfo/Idh/MocA family protein translates to MKKTKSNIEAKQSLKASLSRRSFMSKTVLAAGAISIVPRHVLGKGFVAPSDKVNLGYIGLGKQSITLSNAFLANTDEAQIVAGSDVWTTKNEWFKAHVNKLYADKRNQKEYNGLTVTGNYLEVLDRDDIDAVIVATPDHWHAIQAIGAMEAGKHVYCEKPLTLKIQEGIDMVKTVKKTGKVLQTGSMQRSWATFQKATEMVRNGHLGDIKKVLVNVGDPAIPFNMKSEPIPSQVDWNQWCGPAPMLPYNERLSPSESAAFFPDWRLFSETGGGILTDWGAHMFDIAQWGLGMDRSGPVKFVPPTDKNAVRGMQMFYENGIEMVHEDFGRGWGVRFIGTKGNLDISRSYLETDPASILKSQVTDKEGLKSRGNHYQNWIDAIKNDTPLISDVEIGHRSATVGNICNIGYQLGRTLEWDPKKEKFIGDSEANKMKSRKSRKY, encoded by the coding sequence ATGAAAAAGACCAAATCGAATATTGAAGCAAAACAAAGTTTAAAAGCATCGTTGTCTCGAAGATCGTTTATGTCCAAGACTGTTTTAGCGGCTGGGGCAATTAGTATTGTTCCTCGTCATGTATTAGGTAAAGGTTTTGTAGCTCCTAGTGACAAGGTTAATTTAGGTTACATTGGTTTGGGTAAACAAAGTATAACCCTCTCCAATGCTTTTCTTGCGAATACAGATGAAGCTCAAATCGTTGCAGGATCTGATGTGTGGACTACCAAAAACGAGTGGTTTAAGGCTCATGTAAATAAATTATATGCCGATAAAAGAAATCAAAAGGAGTATAACGGACTGACCGTTACGGGCAATTATCTTGAGGTTTTAGATAGAGATGATATTGATGCAGTTATTGTTGCCACACCTGATCATTGGCATGCCATACAGGCCATTGGTGCAATGGAAGCTGGTAAACACGTGTATTGTGAAAAACCTTTGACTCTTAAAATTCAAGAGGGAATTGATATGGTGAAGACCGTTAAAAAAACAGGTAAGGTTCTTCAGACCGGAAGCATGCAACGTTCGTGGGCAACTTTTCAAAAGGCTACCGAAATGGTGCGGAACGGACATTTAGGTGATATCAAAAAAGTGCTTGTTAATGTGGGCGACCCCGCAATTCCATTTAACATGAAATCAGAACCAATACCATCTCAAGTAGATTGGAACCAATGGTGTGGCCCAGCACCTATGTTACCTTATAACGAAAGATTATCTCCTTCTGAAAGTGCGGCGTTTTTCCCAGACTGGAGGCTCTTTAGTGAGACTGGAGGTGGAATTTTAACAGATTGGGGTGCCCACATGTTTGATATTGCGCAATGGGGGCTAGGCATGGACCGTTCTGGTCCTGTGAAGTTTGTACCTCCCACAGATAAGAATGCCGTACGCGGAATGCAAATGTTTTATGAAAACGGAATTGAAATGGTCCATGAAGATTTTGGTAGGGGATGGGGTGTTCGCTTTATCGGAACTAAAGGTAATCTTGATATCAGCAGAAGCTATCTTGAAACAGACCCTGCTAGTATTTTAAAATCTCAGGTAACGGATAAAGAGGGCCTAAAATCTAGAGGTAATCATTATCAGAATTGGATAGATGCCATTAAGAACGATACTCCGCTTATCTCAGATGTAGAAATTGGTCATCGTTCTGCTACGGTCGGAAATATTTGTAATATAGGCTATCAATTAGGACGTACTTTAGAGTGGGATCCTAAAAAAGAAAAATTTATTGGTGATAGTGAAGCTAATAAAATGAAAAGTAGAAAAAGTAGAAAATACTAA
- a CDS encoding DUF1553 domain-containing protein, with the protein MSKLTSCFVFSLAFVLFSCGGPDLPEDVEIAYEKLPEKVDFNQHVKPILSDKCFICHGPDKAKIKGGLQLHDPELAYAESPNTPGLYSIDPGNPGNSEVVKRILTDNPDIIMPAPSSHLTLTSTEKAMLVKWIDQGAEYKDHWSFLKPVKHEVPKVKQTDFVQSSIDNFVLASLEEKGFAPSKRAEKELLLRRASIDLTGLPPTLEEIDAFVKDTSENAFEKQIDRLLASSHYGEQMTLDWMDVSRYADTHGYSVDRFRDTSPWRDWVIKSFNKNMPYDEFLTWQLAGDLFENATKEQILATTFNRLHPQNLEGGIIDEEFRSEYVADRTATVSQGMLGLSYACAKCHDHKYDPISQKNYFEMYSFFNNVDETGLIPWDMATPVPAMLLPTKEQEDVLAYLEKIVEDSEEKLEFTAKAEQDNFEQWLASNSFKNIPVKTRPKGLIASFDFDNQNLVNAVGGNGKNNIRMRQQFVDNEKAIYKKGASGKGLFMDGDTWLELDKIGIYKRNEPFSISIKVFIPQDLEEGVVFHKMQGPELHSFRGYHLKIKDNKLEALFAHVWPDNSMVVESLKEIPKEKWVQLTLTYDGSSKATGIGIYMDGEKLQTKTIFDNLYKDIVFNNLKDRIYKETVEPGLRVGAIWRGKGIGNALVDDLMVFDKEISEIEVMQISTTAYLKNLVAKSSDALSEKEKTQLAQYYLFNNSSKYNEVVSALEKDRMVLVDSIEPVKQIMVMKERKTPRQTYILDRGNYDSPTDSVFSNVPKEIFPINDSLPKNRLGLAKWITDKDNPLTARVAVNRYWQNLFGRGLVKTSEDFGNQGELPSHPKLLDWLAIQFVESGWDVKALHKTIMLSSTYQQSSVISEELLKKDIENKWLTRGPSSRLSGEMLRDNALYASGLLNEQVGGKSVKPYQPEGLWKVNGATYVQDGEEGLYRRSMYTIWKRTVPNPTISTFDAPTRDLCSSRRQKTNTPLQALVVLNDPTYIEASRVLGKQIAEAEDVRTGIALTFKKLAGRNITNQELDVLAKLQNEEYKKFSTNLEKAKGWLQTGAFKISETDDKASIAANAVVASTIMNADASITKR; encoded by the coding sequence ATGTCCAAATTAACAAGCTGTTTCGTTTTTTCTTTAGCATTCGTGTTGTTTTCATGTGGAGGCCCGGACCTTCCCGAAGACGTAGAAATCGCTTATGAGAAGCTTCCAGAAAAAGTTGATTTCAATCAGCATGTAAAACCTATTTTATCCGATAAATGTTTTATCTGTCACGGACCGGATAAAGCAAAAATTAAAGGTGGGCTACAACTTCATGATCCAGAACTTGCTTATGCGGAATCGCCTAATACACCGGGCTTATATTCTATAGATCCGGGCAATCCAGGGAATAGTGAGGTAGTAAAAAGAATCTTGACAGATAACCCGGATATTATTATGCCTGCACCGTCATCGCACTTAACCTTAACATCTACAGAAAAGGCCATGTTGGTCAAATGGATCGATCAAGGAGCGGAATACAAGGATCACTGGTCCTTTTTGAAACCTGTAAAACATGAGGTCCCAAAAGTGAAACAGACAGACTTTGTTCAAAGTTCTATAGATAATTTTGTTTTGGCCAGCTTGGAAGAAAAAGGGTTCGCGCCGTCCAAAAGAGCGGAAAAAGAATTGTTGTTAAGAAGGGCTTCTATAGATTTAACAGGGCTTCCCCCAACTTTAGAAGAAATAGATGCTTTTGTAAAGGATACATCGGAAAATGCCTTTGAAAAGCAAATAGACCGTTTATTGGCATCATCACATTACGGAGAACAAATGACTTTAGATTGGATGGATGTCTCCCGTTATGCAGATACTCATGGCTATAGTGTTGATAGATTTAGAGATACTTCACCATGGAGAGATTGGGTGATAAAGTCCTTCAATAAAAACATGCCTTATGATGAGTTCCTTACATGGCAATTGGCAGGAGACCTTTTTGAAAATGCTACTAAAGAACAAATTTTAGCAACAACATTTAATAGGTTGCACCCACAAAATTTAGAAGGTGGTATTATAGACGAAGAATTTAGATCGGAATATGTTGCAGATAGAACGGCAACGGTTAGTCAAGGTATGTTAGGCTTATCATACGCTTGTGCTAAATGTCATGATCACAAATATGATCCTATTTCTCAAAAAAATTATTTTGAGATGTATAGCTTTTTTAATAATGTAGATGAGACCGGTTTGATTCCTTGGGATATGGCCACTCCCGTTCCCGCTATGTTATTGCCCACAAAGGAGCAAGAAGATGTTCTTGCCTATTTAGAAAAAATTGTAGAGGACTCAGAAGAAAAGTTGGAATTTACGGCAAAGGCAGAGCAGGATAACTTTGAACAATGGCTTGCTAGTAACTCGTTCAAGAATATTCCGGTAAAAACTCGTCCAAAGGGACTAATCGCTTCTTTTGATTTTGATAATCAAAATCTAGTAAACGCTGTTGGTGGGAACGGAAAAAATAACATTAGGATGCGTCAGCAATTTGTGGATAACGAAAAAGCGATCTACAAAAAAGGAGCTAGTGGAAAAGGGCTTTTTATGGATGGGGATACGTGGCTAGAACTTGATAAAATAGGTATCTATAAGCGAAACGAACCTTTTAGTATTTCAATAAAAGTGTTCATACCTCAAGACCTTGAAGAGGGTGTTGTGTTTCATAAGATGCAAGGTCCTGAATTGCATAGTTTTAGGGGGTATCACTTGAAAATAAAAGATAACAAATTAGAAGCCTTATTTGCTCATGTTTGGCCGGATAATTCTATGGTGGTTGAGTCGCTAAAAGAAATTCCAAAAGAAAAATGGGTGCAGCTAACCCTTACGTATGACGGCTCTAGTAAAGCTACCGGTATAGGCATCTATATGGATGGCGAAAAATTACAGACGAAGACTATTTTTGATAACCTTTATAAGGATATTGTTTTCAATAATTTGAAGGACCGTATCTATAAAGAAACAGTAGAGCCGGGCTTAAGGGTAGGGGCTATATGGCGAGGAAAAGGAATAGGTAATGCTTTGGTAGATGACCTGATGGTTTTTGATAAGGAAATAAGTGAGATTGAAGTTATGCAAATAAGCACTACGGCTTATCTTAAAAACTTAGTTGCTAAATCTAGTGATGCACTTAGTGAAAAAGAGAAAACACAACTTGCACAATATTATTTGTTTAATAATTCTTCTAAATATAATGAAGTAGTATCTGCATTAGAGAAAGACCGAATGGTTTTGGTTGACAGCATAGAGCCTGTAAAGCAGATTATGGTAATGAAGGAGCGTAAAACACCACGACAAACCTATATTTTGGATAGAGGTAATTATGATTCTCCTACAGATTCTGTATTTTCAAATGTTCCGAAAGAAATATTCCCAATAAATGATAGCTTACCTAAAAACAGATTAGGTTTGGCCAAATGGATAACGGATAAGGATAACCCTTTAACGGCAAGAGTAGCCGTTAATAGATATTGGCAGAATCTTTTTGGAAGAGGATTGGTAAAGACCTCCGAAGATTTTGGTAATCAAGGAGAATTGCCTAGTCATCCAAAATTGTTAGATTGGTTGGCGATTCAATTTGTAGAATCCGGTTGGGACGTGAAAGCCTTGCATAAGACTATAATGTTGTCCAGTACTTACCAGCAAAGTTCGGTTATAAGTGAGGAGCTTCTCAAAAAAGATATTGAGAATAAATGGTTGACTAGAGGACCATCTAGCAGACTTTCTGGTGAAATGTTAAGAGATAATGCATTATACGCATCTGGTTTACTAAATGAGCAGGTAGGGGGTAAAAGTGTAAAACCTTATCAACCAGAAGGCTTGTGGAAAGTAAATGGGGCTACCTATGTTCAGGATGGAGAAGAAGGTTTGTACAGACGTAGTATGTATACCATTTGGAAACGTACCGTTCCTAACCCGACCATTTCAACTTTTGATGCGCCTACAAGGGATTTATGTAGCAGTAGAAGACAAAAAACAAATACACCGTTACAGGCATTAGTAGTGCTGAACGATCCTACGTACATAGAGGCCTCTAGAGTTTTAGGTAAACAAATAGCGGAGGCAGAAGATGTACGAACAGGAATAGCGTTGACCTTTAAGAAGCTTGCCGGTAGAAATATTACCAATCAAGAACTAGATGTTTTGGCCAAACTCCAAAACGAGGAATACAAAAAGTTCAGTACTAACTTGGAAAAAGCAAAAGGTTGGTTACAGACCGGAGCCTTTAAAATTTCTGAAACTGATGATAAAGCATCTATAGCGGCAAATGCCGTGGTAGCAAGTACCATAATGAATGCCGATGCCAGTATCACCAAAAGATAA
- a CDS encoding AraC family transcriptional regulator, with protein sequence MNKTLQSLKLTFLHCGYSKLDSSWDYDNVISPFSRLYLVTKGTARMYHSYEQFDLEPGHIYLIPSFTYSRYQCQDHLELYYIHFTEEVGDRLSIYDMKDFKYDLEADEQVFIYFKKLIHLHPKRYLTEDDPSIYDNRKFMAETEKKNELLSAKSFIETHALLQLLFSSFVQNSKSFKLNIRNDFHEILSYIKEHLHEPLTVADLAAHSNLSADHFSRVFQQKFGIRPSKYIQTVRLERSETLLLTTNNTLAEIAGKTGMGTISYLSRMFKIKNGITPGAFRKERPGG encoded by the coding sequence ATGAACAAAACCCTTCAGTCATTAAAGCTTACTTTTTTACATTGTGGTTACTCTAAACTGGACTCCTCCTGGGATTATGACAATGTAATTAGTCCGTTCTCACGTTTATATCTGGTTACCAAGGGAACAGCTCGTATGTATCATAGTTATGAGCAATTTGACCTAGAACCTGGTCACATTTACCTTATACCTAGCTTTACCTATAGCCGCTATCAATGTCAAGACCATTTGGAGCTGTACTACATTCACTTTACCGAAGAAGTAGGTGACCGACTTTCTATTTATGACATGAAAGATTTTAAATATGACCTTGAGGCAGATGAGCAAGTTTTTATTTATTTTAAAAAACTCATACATCTACACCCTAAGCGATACTTGACGGAAGACGACCCCAGTATCTATGACAACCGAAAGTTTATGGCTGAAACTGAAAAGAAAAACGAGCTTTTATCTGCTAAGTCATTTATAGAAACCCATGCCCTGCTGCAACTTCTGTTCTCTTCATTTGTACAAAACAGTAAAAGTTTTAAACTAAATATTAGGAATGATTTTCACGAAATCCTCAGCTACATAAAAGAACACCTTCATGAACCCCTTACGGTAGCAGACTTAGCCGCACATAGTAACTTGAGCGCCGACCATTTTTCACGGGTATTTCAACAAAAGTTTGGAATACGCCCCAGTAAGTACATACAGACCGTACGTTTGGAAAGATCGGAAACCCTGCTCCTAACCACAAACAATACATTAGCCGAGATAGCAGGAAAAACAGGGATGGGAACGATTTCTTATTTATCCCGAATGTTTAAAATTAAAAATGGAATAACTCCCGGAGCCTTCCGAAAAGAAAGGCCCGGAGGTTAA